Part of the Ruania alba genome is shown below.
GCAACACAGTGCAGATCTGCCCGGTGGGTGCGCTGACGTCGGCGGCCTACCGGTTCCGGTCCCGGCCGTTCGACCTGGTCTCCTCACCGTCGATCGGCGAGCACGACGCCTGCGGCAGCGCGATCCGGATCGACCACCGGCGTGATGTGGTGCTGCGCCGGCTCGCCGGTGACGACCCGGTGGTGAACGAGGAGTGGATCACCGACAAGGACCGCTTCGCCTTCGCGTGGCAGAGCGCACCGGACGTGCTCACCAGCCCCTTGGTCCGCGACGAGTCCGGCGAGCTGGTGCCGACCAGCTGGTCCGAGGCCGTGCACCTGGCTGCGCGAGCCCTGACGGCGGCGCGGGCGGACGCCGGAGGCGCCGGCATCGGTGTCCTGCCCGGCGGCCGACTCACTGTGGAGGACGCCTACGCGTGGTCCAAGTTCGCCCGCGTGGTGCTGGGCACCAACGATGTGGACTTCCGCGCCCGGGCGCACTCGGCGGAGGAGGCCGACTTCCTCGGCCACCGGGTGGCCGGTCACGGGATGGACGTCACCTTCCGTGACCTGGAGAGCACCTCCGAGGTGCTCCTGGTCGGGTTCGAGCCCGAGGAGGAGGCTGGCACCATCTTCCTTCGGCTGCGCAAGGGAGTCCTCGCCGGGGACGTGCACGTCAGCGCCATCGCTCCGCTCACCACGCGCGGGAGCACGAAGCTGCGCGCCGATGTGCTGCACACCGCACCGGGCGGAGAGGCCGAGGTGCTGAACGCCCTCGCCGACGGCGTCCCGTCCGAGGGTGCAGAGAGTTCTGAGCCGTTGGCCGCCCTCGCCGAGCAGGTCCGCACCGAGGGTGCGGTGATCCTCGCGGGGGAGCGCCTCGCCGGCGTCCCGGGTGCGTTCACCGCGTTGCTGCGACTGGCCGAGGCCACGGGTGCGCGGGTGGCCTGGGTGCCTCGCCGGGCCGGCGACCGGGGCGCGGTGGAAGCGGGACTGTTGCCCCATCTGCTGCCGGGGGGACGCCCGGTGGCGGACGCTCAGGCCCGGGTGGATGTCGGCGCCGTCTGGGGCGTGGACTCACTGCCCGAGACCCCCGGCCGTGACCTCACCGGCATCCTCGAGGCTGCCCGCGATGGCGACCTGGGTGCGCTCCTGGTGGGCGGTGTGGATCTGGAGGACCTCCCGGACCCGGCGCTCGCGGAGGAGGCACTGGCAGCCGTCGGAACGGTGATCCAGCTCGAGGTGCGCCGCTCCGCCGTCACCGATCACGCGGACGTGGTGCTCCCGGTGGCACCACCGACCTACAAGGGCGGCACCTTTCTCACCTGGGAAGGGCGGCCCCGGCCGTTCGACGCCGTGTTCGAGGGCCGGCTGAGCGACGCTCGCGTCCTGGACATGGTGGCCTCGGCCGCCGGAGCCACGCTCGGGGGACGCAGCCTCGAGGCGCTGCACGCGGAGCTGGCCGAGTTCAGCGGGTGGGACGGTGCCAAGCCGGCAGCCCCCACCGTGGAGCCGGCTGCCCCCGCAGAGACGGACCCGAGAGTCGGGGCCGGTTCGGCTGTGCTGGCGACCTGGCGGATGCAGCTCGACTCAGGGCGTGGTCAGGACGGCGAGCCACATCTGGCCGGGACGGCCCGTCGACCGGTTGCGCTGCTTTCTGCAGCGACTGCCGCCGAGGTCGGTGTCTCCGACGGTGAC
Proteins encoded:
- a CDS encoding NADH-quinone oxidoreductase subunit G, with protein sequence MTAPTTTTNDAVSKPDDVTLTIDGVEVSVPKGTLVIRAAEQIGVQIPRFCDHPLLKPAGACRQCLVEVAAPDREGNVRPMPKPQTSCTLEVMPGMQVSTQHSSEVAEKAQRGQIEFLLINHPLDCPVCDKGGECPLQNQALSNGSGTSRFTGVKRTFPKPIKISTQILLDRDRCILCQRCTRFSDEIAGDPFIDLQGRGGGTPGDDGHGLPAQQIGRFDEAILDFAGGEEATDDGSVGPGGRAALVAGTGDSTPTMGEAALDVSGRPFASYFSGNTVQICPVGALTSAAYRFRSRPFDLVSSPSIGEHDACGSAIRIDHRRDVVLRRLAGDDPVVNEEWITDKDRFAFAWQSAPDVLTSPLVRDESGELVPTSWSEAVHLAARALTAARADAGGAGIGVLPGGRLTVEDAYAWSKFARVVLGTNDVDFRARAHSAEEADFLGHRVAGHGMDVTFRDLESTSEVLLVGFEPEEEAGTIFLRLRKGVLAGDVHVSAIAPLTTRGSTKLRADVLHTAPGGEAEVLNALADGVPSEGAESSEPLAALAEQVRTEGAVILAGERLAGVPGAFTALLRLAEATGARVAWVPRRAGDRGAVEAGLLPHLLPGGRPVADAQARVDVGAVWGVDSLPETPGRDLTGILEAARDGDLGALLVGGVDLEDLPDPALAEEALAAVGTVIQLEVRRSAVTDHADVVLPVAPPTYKGGTFLTWEGRPRPFDAVFEGRLSDARVLDMVASAAGATLGGRSLEALHAELAEFSGWDGAKPAAPTVEPAAPAETDPRVGAGSAVLATWRMQLDSGRGQDGEPHLAGTARRPVALLSAATAAEVGVSDGDGLRVNGPSGSIELPATITTMPDRVVWLPQHSPGSSVHRMLGAGAGSVVDLTALTTEVQR